ATTTCGAGCCTGTCTGTCACGATCCTGGCAAGCGCCTGAAGGTTCGTCCTGTCCTTGTCGGAGAAGCCGTTCCTCGGCCGGTGATCGATGATGCAGAGCGAGCCAATCGCAAATCCGTCTGGCGAGCGCAACGGAACGCCAGCGTAGAAGCGGATATAGGGGCTACCGGTCACCAGCGGATTGGTCGCGAAACGAGGGTCAAGCAACGCGTCGGGAATGACCAGCATGTCGGTCTGGGTGATCGCATGCGCGCAAAAGGAAATGTCACGCGCAGTTCCGCAGACATCAAGGCCAATGCGCGCCTTGAACGTCTGGGTGTCGCGCTCTACGAGCGAGACCAGAGCTATCGGAACATCGAACAGCCGTGCCGCCAGTTGAACCATCTCATTTAGGTCGACATCGTCGCTTTCGCTAAGCAGATCGTATTCCGCTAGCGCTGCCAATCGGGCGTCTTCGTTAAAAATATGGGGGGCCGATCGCATGTTTTTCCTGGCGCTGGTTTCGCCCCCCAGAGATAAGCTGAAAACCTCAACACCTTGTTACTTAAGCGGAGTAGTCGACACCGTTCACAATCATTCTTCGCGAATTTGGCGGACAGCGCCTTGCCACAATCGGTTGCCGACTCGCTGTTCCGACCCTTCACGGACGCGTGGGAAAAATGGGTACGTCAACCGCCTGTAACCGCTGCCCTCGCGAGGATTTCCGATCTGCCAAACCGTCGCAGATAGACGACTGCCATAGCGACGACGCGGCAACTGCGACCCAGTTGTGGACGTTCCCGCGCGGTTTTCGCTTCCCCAATTTGGACATTTGTTCATGCCCGTATCAACCGCAACTGAGTGCGGGTCGCCGCCCAAATTTCGGCGATCCTCTGGAAAGAGCAACCTTTTACCGAACCCCTGCCCTACTTCCCCAGCCGACCGCATCCCTATATGCCCGTTGGATGGATATAGCTGGCTTCGACCTGAACCTCTTGAAGGCGTTCGATGCCCTCTACGCGGAACGCCACGTCACCCGTGCGGGCCAGCGCATCGGTCTGAGTCAGCCGGCGATGAGCGGGGCGCTCACGCGGCTGCGCGAGGTGCTCGACGACGAATTGTTCGTGCGGTCGTCGACGGGGATGCAACCGACACCGCGCGCCGATGACCTGGCAGGCCCGATCGCCGCTGCGCTTCGCCTGATGCGGACCGTCCTGCAAGACGATGGCTTCGACCCGGCGACCGCCGATCATGTCGTCACGATCGCCATGACCGACTATGCGGCCTTCGTCCTGCTGCCCGCGCTGCTGGCGAACCTCGCCACCGAAGCGCCTCGTCTCGAGGTGCGGGTCCGCGGGATTTTCGGCAAGGACGAAGTCGTCGATCTACTCGACAGCGGCGAGGCGAGCCTCGCGCTCAGCGTTCCCGTCGACGCCTC
This sequence is a window from Sphingomonas ginsenosidivorax. Protein-coding genes within it:
- a CDS encoding LysR family transcriptional regulator, which codes for MDIAGFDLNLLKAFDALYAERHVTRAGQRIGLSQPAMSGALTRLREVLDDELFVRSSTGMQPTPRADDLAGPIAAALRLMRTVLQDDGFDPATADHVVTIAMTDYAAFVLLPALLANLATEAPRLEVRVRGIFGKDEVVDLLDSGEASLALSVPVDASARILTRPLLREGFACIARPGHPAFANAADVAAFAAAPHLLVSPEGDRAGLVDRKLAALGLARRVVLSLPQFLVAPFVVADTDLIATLAARVARRFAAANLGIVVYEPPIALPDWPLAMMWHRRVDDHPATVWLRDCIAGIAASA